A stretch of the Stigmatella aurantiaca genome encodes the following:
- a CDS encoding trifunctional serine/threonine-protein kinase/ATP-binding protein/sensor histidine kinase: MGAQPQSMESQRGKPREAWPLLEGRAAMAHFPHPLTGLLESRYHDGEPMVRRGGYALHQTIHESERSLIIRATRLKDECPVLLKFPVSDYLDRRRILELRREYAISRRVEGDGIVRVLGLEEFPDRPGLVLEDFGGASLSQVLKQRVRLDVETFLDFALRITTALGHIHRKSVIHKDIKPHNIIVNPQTGVLKLTDFSLSVALAREVVSPESLTHLRGTLAYMAPEQTGRMNRAVDSRADFYALGATFFEMLTGRHVFPTSVPLELLHAHVAQLPCSPQEVVAGIPSVLADIVLKLLAKDPEDRYQSAAGLIADLEKCRLQLQEGTAGRTFTLGSADRSQGFQLPQGLYGRASDIELLTELHARAAAGRCQLLLITGSAGIGKSSLVNELHRTTVASQGRFASGKCDQLHRGVPFDAVLQALRHLVRQTQTEEPAQVAFLRERLLETLGSNAGVLVEAVPDSRALLGEQPPVVPLPANSGHGRLSLVLARAIQAFAMPGQPLVLFLDDLQWADSATLGLVQTLAHGPDSHHLLLVGAYRDVEVSETHPLSLMLNELSASGTPPQTLYLAPLGPREVAQLVGDVTGASEPQALELGSLIHTRTGGNPFVVKEFLRFLYEQGLLRASSRGTGWEWDFSELKSQEIPEDAAGLMAVELRRLPPDTVELLQLASCLGVVFGFRDLTIAHGATSAETARVLWSAIERGLVLPLSPDYLLLDPHGDTVSPDFDVPLRFLHDRVRQAAYTLSPEAERATCHVRTGLRLYEDARAAGKLEERAFTFLPHLGHGLERIAPDMRLELADLHLRAGQRAKASGSYRTACELFRAGSTLLPASPWEHEHDRSFALHLEYAESSSLAGDFEVASTYFETLRAQANTPAQRAMVLGLRAQLAALNNQYAEALELSLEGLRMLGVECPASLDMAQLSAQRREVSGLLKGREVAELLQLPRLNDPQVALIHGLLAAAVIPTYFVAQHALMWLALQLVKLSLEHGNSRFSPYGYVLLGFIHSSELDDPFTGQELGQLAIELTSRFQDPMAQAHVRFVHSAFINHWVRGSRTSVELLTAAYKDAMEGRDWKRVAHCLIVRASLRLSLGDPLPELLEENQKFLELLKPFKDHGNLTTFRYLQQTVLMLTGAEKVPEHSPDIQWPLSHAYQAVLLTEQHYLMGRPKQALESAEAAMPWLVSVTGQALLVTHAFYHAMSAAAVSLDDPRTLEPLLAVIEKHLAYLEKCAHRAPENYAPHHLLVRAEFARVRRQEQEALQTYEEAIAAARESRLPNMEALACQQACSLQVERGRRPHAYAYLLEALNACERWGAYGKVNQLLAEHASLLRTYGGAAGRWGAVARLKPAETGAGATSESRNEMLDMTSVMKASQTISSELQFSQLVANLISIVMESAGAQRGVLVLKREQDFFVEAVAEVGNRDSPLMPSQPVALSDALCHAIAHQVLRTGATVVLDDACVQEPFRTDVYISQRGVRSVLCAPIFHRKHLLGLFYLENNLAAGAFNGSRLEVLGILSAQAAISIENAALYRELEEHSLNLERRVTERTDQLHLTNAQLRHTLETLKTINAQILTQEKLASLGVLTAGIAHELRNPLNFMSNFAELSLELLQELAEDLGGDTELPSLWRERLLALLNELTRNSVKVCEHGHRATSIIDGMLRHARTHQGERNLTDINQLVDEAVRFIQHGLRSQTPKVEVTIETELDFSVPPLPLAAEDIRRVILNLLDNGCYAAHHKGRRLGPASVPRVKVSTRWTGSEVEMRIRDNGEGIPPAVRDRLFTPFFTTKPPGKGTGLGLSISHDIIVVTHGGTLRVESEEGQYAEFILTLPGEASLSS; the protein is encoded by the coding sequence CAGCGTGTGCGGCTGGACGTGGAGACCTTCCTGGACTTCGCCTTGCGCATCACCACAGCGCTCGGCCACATCCACCGCAAAAGCGTCATCCACAAGGACATCAAACCGCACAACATCATCGTCAACCCCCAGACAGGGGTTCTGAAACTCACGGACTTCTCTCTTTCGGTGGCCCTTGCTCGGGAAGTGGTCTCCCCCGAGAGCCTCACGCATCTGAGGGGTACGCTGGCTTACATGGCCCCTGAGCAGACGGGGCGCATGAACCGGGCCGTGGACTCCCGCGCGGACTTCTACGCCTTGGGCGCCACCTTCTTCGAGATGCTCACCGGCCGGCACGTCTTCCCCACCAGCGTGCCACTGGAGTTGCTCCACGCCCACGTCGCCCAGCTTCCCTGCTCACCACAAGAGGTGGTCGCCGGCATTCCCTCTGTGCTGGCGGACATCGTGCTCAAGCTGCTGGCCAAGGATCCGGAGGACCGTTACCAGAGCGCCGCGGGGCTCATCGCCGATTTGGAAAAGTGCCGGCTCCAGCTTCAGGAGGGAACTGCCGGGCGCACCTTCACCTTGGGCTCCGCGGACCGTTCCCAAGGCTTCCAATTGCCGCAGGGGCTCTACGGGCGTGCCTCGGACATTGAACTGCTGACGGAGTTACATGCGCGCGCGGCAGCCGGACGTTGCCAGTTGCTGCTGATCACCGGCTCGGCGGGCATTGGCAAGTCCTCCCTGGTCAACGAGCTGCACAGGACCACGGTGGCCAGCCAGGGGCGGTTTGCTTCAGGCAAGTGCGATCAGCTCCATCGGGGGGTGCCTTTCGACGCCGTTCTTCAGGCGCTGCGGCATCTCGTGCGCCAGACCCAAACCGAGGAGCCAGCGCAGGTGGCCTTCCTGCGCGAGCGCCTGTTGGAGACGCTCGGCTCGAACGCGGGGGTGCTCGTCGAGGCCGTTCCCGACTCTCGCGCGCTCCTGGGGGAGCAGCCTCCGGTGGTCCCGCTACCGGCGAACAGCGGCCACGGCCGGCTCTCCCTGGTGCTGGCGCGCGCGATCCAGGCGTTCGCCATGCCGGGCCAGCCGCTCGTGCTGTTCCTGGATGACCTGCAGTGGGCCGACAGCGCCACCCTCGGGTTGGTGCAGACGCTCGCGCATGGTCCGGACAGCCATCACCTGCTGCTGGTGGGCGCCTACCGGGACGTCGAGGTCTCCGAGACTCACCCCCTGTCACTCATGCTCAATGAGTTAAGCGCCTCGGGCACGCCGCCTCAGACCCTCTACCTGGCGCCACTGGGCCCACGAGAGGTGGCTCAGCTGGTGGGTGACGTCACGGGTGCAAGCGAGCCACAGGCCCTGGAGCTGGGGAGCCTCATCCACACGAGGACAGGAGGCAACCCCTTCGTCGTCAAGGAGTTCCTTCGGTTCCTGTACGAACAAGGCTTGCTGCGCGCCAGCTCGCGCGGCACGGGGTGGGAATGGGACTTCTCCGAGCTCAAGTCCCAGGAGATTCCAGAGGACGCGGCGGGGCTGATGGCGGTGGAACTCCGCCGGTTGCCTCCAGACACAGTGGAGTTGCTGCAGCTGGCCTCATGTCTGGGGGTCGTGTTCGGATTCCGCGACCTCACGATCGCCCACGGCGCCACGAGCGCGGAGACGGCGCGCGTGCTCTGGAGCGCCATTGAGCGTGGGCTCGTGCTGCCACTCAGCCCTGATTACCTGCTGCTCGATCCCCACGGGGATACCGTGTCCCCGGATTTCGATGTGCCCCTGCGCTTCCTCCACGATCGGGTGCGCCAAGCGGCCTACACGCTCAGCCCCGAGGCCGAGCGAGCCACCTGCCACGTGCGGACGGGCTTGCGTTTGTACGAGGACGCCCGCGCCGCGGGGAAGTTGGAAGAGCGGGCGTTCACCTTCTTGCCGCACCTGGGCCATGGTCTGGAGCGCATCGCTCCAGACATGCGGCTCGAGCTGGCCGACCTCCACCTGCGGGCGGGGCAGCGGGCGAAGGCCTCGGGCTCGTACCGCACCGCATGCGAGCTGTTCCGCGCCGGCAGCACCCTGCTGCCCGCTTCCCCCTGGGAGCATGAGCACGATCGGTCCTTCGCGCTGCACTTGGAGTACGCGGAATCCAGTTCCCTGGCGGGGGATTTCGAGGTGGCCAGCACCTACTTCGAGACGCTGCGGGCACAGGCGAACACCCCGGCCCAGCGGGCCATGGTACTCGGCCTGCGGGCTCAGCTGGCCGCCCTGAACAACCAGTACGCCGAGGCGCTGGAGTTGAGCCTCGAGGGCTTGCGCATGCTGGGCGTCGAGTGCCCAGCCTCGCTGGACATGGCGCAGCTGTCGGCTCAGCGGCGGGAGGTTTCGGGCCTGCTGAAAGGGCGCGAAGTGGCGGAATTGCTCCAGTTGCCCCGGCTGAACGATCCTCAGGTGGCGCTGATTCATGGCCTGCTGGCCGCCGCCGTGATCCCCACCTACTTCGTGGCACAGCATGCCCTCATGTGGCTGGCGCTCCAGCTCGTCAAGCTGTCGCTGGAACACGGCAACAGCCGCTTCTCCCCCTACGGTTACGTGCTGCTTGGCTTTATTCACTCCAGTGAGTTGGATGACCCATTCACGGGGCAGGAGCTCGGGCAGCTGGCCATCGAACTGACCAGCCGCTTCCAGGATCCGATGGCCCAGGCCCACGTGCGCTTTGTGCATTCAGCCTTCATCAACCACTGGGTGCGAGGCTCCCGGACCAGTGTGGAGCTGCTCACGGCGGCCTATAAAGACGCGATGGAGGGCAGAGATTGGAAGCGGGTGGCGCACTGCCTCATCGTGCGAGCCTCGCTGCGGCTCTCTCTGGGGGATCCCCTCCCGGAACTCCTGGAGGAGAACCAAAAGTTCCTTGAGCTGCTGAAGCCGTTCAAGGATCACGGCAATCTCACCACCTTCCGGTACCTCCAACAGACCGTGCTGATGTTGACCGGCGCCGAGAAAGTCCCCGAGCATTCGCCCGACATCCAGTGGCCGCTGTCACACGCGTACCAGGCAGTCCTGCTGACCGAGCAGCACTACCTGATGGGCCGGCCCAAGCAGGCGCTGGAGAGTGCTGAGGCAGCCATGCCTTGGCTGGTCTCCGTCACCGGCCAGGCCTTGCTGGTGACGCATGCGTTCTATCATGCCATGAGCGCAGCGGCAGTGTCCCTGGACGATCCTCGGACCCTGGAGCCACTGCTCGCGGTGATAGAGAAACACCTCGCCTATCTGGAGAAGTGTGCTCACCGGGCTCCGGAGAACTACGCGCCCCACCACCTCCTGGTCCGCGCGGAGTTCGCCCGCGTGAGGCGGCAGGAGCAGGAAGCACTTCAAACGTATGAGGAGGCCATTGCCGCCGCTCGCGAGAGCAGGCTCCCCAATATGGAAGCACTCGCCTGTCAACAGGCCTGCAGCCTCCAGGTGGAGCGGGGACGGCGGCCCCATGCCTACGCCTATCTGCTGGAGGCACTCAATGCCTGTGAGCGCTGGGGCGCTTATGGAAAGGTCAACCAACTGTTGGCCGAGCACGCGTCTCTGCTACGCACCTATGGAGGGGCTGCTGGCCGATGGGGCGCGGTGGCGCGGCTGAAGCCCGCGGAGACTGGCGCCGGGGCCACCTCCGAGTCACGCAATGAAATGCTGGATATGACCTCCGTGATGAAAGCTTCGCAGACCATCTCCAGTGAGTTGCAGTTCTCACAGTTGGTGGCCAACCTCATCAGCATCGTCATGGAGAGCGCCGGGGCGCAGCGAGGTGTGCTGGTACTCAAGCGGGAGCAGGACTTCTTCGTCGAGGCGGTAGCGGAGGTGGGCAACCGCGACAGCCCCCTGATGCCTTCTCAGCCCGTGGCCCTCAGCGATGCGCTTTGCCATGCCATTGCGCATCAAGTCCTGCGCACCGGTGCCACCGTGGTGCTGGATGACGCGTGTGTTCAGGAACCCTTCCGCACGGACGTCTACATTTCCCAGCGCGGTGTACGCTCGGTGCTGTGCGCCCCCATCTTCCACCGCAAACACTTGCTCGGCCTGTTCTACCTGGAGAACAACCTGGCCGCTGGGGCTTTCAACGGCAGCCGCCTCGAGGTGCTTGGCATTCTCTCGGCCCAGGCCGCGATCTCCATCGAGAATGCCGCGCTGTATCGCGAGCTCGAGGAGCACAGCCTCAACCTTGAGCGGCGCGTCACCGAACGCACCGATCAGCTCCACCTGACGAATGCCCAGCTGCGGCACACGCTGGAGACGCTCAAGACCATAAACGCACAGATCCTCACCCAGGAGAAGCTTGCCTCGTTGGGTGTGCTCACCGCAGGCATCGCGCACGAGCTGAGGAACCCGTTGAACTTCATGAGTAACTTCGCCGAACTCTCACTGGAGTTGCTTCAGGAATTGGCGGAGGATCTGGGTGGCGACACAGAGCTCCCGTCCCTCTGGCGTGAACGGCTCCTGGCCTTGCTGAATGAGCTGACGCGGAACTCCGTCAAGGTGTGTGAGCACGGGCACCGCGCCACCAGCATCATCGACGGGATGTTGAGGCATGCGCGCACCCACCAGGGGGAGCGGAACCTGACCGACATCAACCAACTGGTGGATGAGGCCGTTCGCTTCATCCAGCATGGGCTGCGCTCTCAGACCCCCAAGGTCGAGGTCACCATCGAGACCGAACTCGACTTCTCCGTGCCCCCATTGCCCCTGGCCGCCGAGGACATCCGCCGGGTCATCCTCAACCTGCTAGACAATGGCTGCTACGCGGCCCACCACAAGGGACGGCGGCTCGGGCCGGCCTCGGTGCCCCGGGTGAAGGTATCCACGCGGTGGACAGGCAGCGAGGTGGAGATGCGGATACGCGACAATGGGGAGGGCATTCCTCCGGCTGTCCGGGACCGGCTCTTCACCCCCTTCTTCACGACCAAGCCTCCGGGGAAAGGAACCGGGCTGGGCCTGTCCATCAGCCACGACATCATCGTCGTCACCCACGGCGGTACGTTGCGCGTGGAGTCCGAGGAGGGACAGTACGCGGAGTTCATCCTCACGCTGCCGGGCGAGGCCAGCTTGTCTTCGTGA
- a CDS encoding TolB family protein: protein MKKPFLALTALLATQALAADIMNPADLRRVTKARERLVPAVAKEFGPKARFIHLFGQGRVMLAGVVAEIPEQPLGTDELPLLAIVQYDEVTGAVRVVDRAFKYREARSVGQDVALLDGEGNLRLREANSRERLLARGVGGDLFPTAKGDALVATLQTSTSHKHETSVGIIDLKGQVKVLADGPGVDATPSISPDGRTVIFVSGRTTVASFYVTDVDGAEPRQLTNVGLENWMLFGGPPKEFVPPPVSSHHMEWLSNDVLRYNAGGGAFWTLNVRTGAAAPDLGGDK, encoded by the coding sequence ATGAAAAAGCCATTTCTGGCACTGACAGCGCTGCTGGCCACCCAGGCTCTTGCAGCAGACATCATGAACCCGGCGGATCTGCGGCGTGTGACCAAGGCGCGCGAGCGCCTCGTGCCGGCCGTCGCGAAGGAGTTCGGCCCCAAGGCGCGCTTCATCCACCTCTTTGGCCAGGGCCGGGTCATGCTGGCGGGCGTGGTCGCGGAGATTCCGGAGCAGCCGCTGGGCACGGACGAGCTGCCGCTGCTGGCCATTGTCCAGTACGACGAGGTGACGGGCGCCGTCCGCGTGGTGGACCGGGCGTTCAAGTACCGCGAGGCCCGCTCGGTGGGGCAGGACGTGGCGCTGCTGGATGGCGAGGGCAACCTGCGCCTGCGCGAGGCCAACAGCCGTGAGCGGCTGCTGGCCCGGGGCGTGGGCGGAGACCTGTTCCCAACGGCGAAGGGCGACGCACTGGTGGCCACGCTGCAGACGTCCACCAGCCACAAGCACGAGACGTCCGTGGGCATCATCGACCTGAAGGGCCAGGTGAAGGTGCTGGCGGACGGGCCCGGTGTCGACGCGACGCCCAGCATCTCTCCAGATGGCAGGACGGTCATCTTCGTCTCTGGCCGCACCACCGTGGCGTCCTTCTACGTCACGGACGTGGACGGCGCGGAGCCCCGGCAGCTCACCAACGTGGGCCTGGAGAACTGGATGCTGTTCGGCGGGCCCCCGAAGGAGTTCGTCCCCCCGCCCGTCTCCAGCCACCACATGGAGTGGTTGAGTAACGACGTGCTTCGCTACAACGCCGGCGGCGGCGCGTTCTGGACACTGAACGTGCGCACGGGCGCGGCGGCTCCGGACCTGGGCGGTGACAAGTGA
- a CDS encoding M23 family metallopeptidase — MTKMLTAVLAFSLLAFPAVSSAQTMFRFPASQLADQCGNGGCVVSAYRDYGGRDYACGGVRYSGHTGIDYALAGGFSKMDYGVWAMNAARGYVESTVDGYYDRCNYWDQGNPYAACGLYTANYIIMRHPDNTQTWYWHLKAWTQQYARGTTLTCGNWIARVGSSGASTGPHLHFEYWVPGYGSDDPYSGACGTPYTRWTAQGAYRGLPGITCQ, encoded by the coding sequence ATGACGAAGATGCTCACCGCAGTGCTGGCGTTCTCGCTGCTGGCCTTCCCGGCGGTCTCCTCCGCGCAGACGATGTTCCGATTCCCCGCGTCGCAGCTGGCGGACCAGTGCGGAAACGGCGGCTGCGTGGTGAGCGCGTACCGGGACTACGGCGGCAGGGACTACGCCTGTGGCGGCGTGCGCTACAGCGGCCACACGGGCATCGACTACGCCCTGGCCGGCGGGTTCAGCAAGATGGACTACGGCGTCTGGGCGATGAACGCCGCCCGGGGCTACGTCGAGTCCACGGTGGACGGGTACTACGACCGGTGCAACTACTGGGACCAGGGCAACCCGTACGCCGCCTGCGGCCTCTACACGGCCAACTACATCATCATGCGGCACCCGGATAACACCCAGACCTGGTACTGGCACCTGAAGGCCTGGACGCAGCAGTACGCCCGGGGCACCACGCTCACCTGCGGCAACTGGATTGCGCGCGTGGGCTCGTCCGGGGCCTCCACGGGGCCGCACCTGCACTTCGAGTACTGGGTCCCCGGCTACGGCTCGGATGACCCGTACTCGGGGGCCTGCGGGACGCCGTACACGCGGTGGACGGCGCAGGGCGCGTACCGGGGCCTGCCCGGCATCACCTGCCAGTAG
- a CDS encoding beta-ketoacyl synthase N-terminal-like domain-containing protein has translation MLYELLHRAARAAPSSTALVYGATRISYGRLLRGVEGFAAEFATAGLERSDCVSLVLDNNPMFVVAFFAAAKRGCVILPLSPQLADDGLVRYFSDARPRLVVTTQSQAERCRQALARCGLEAAVRAVSDVALPDGGASLDTSGEFSRAQYGGRALYLYTSGSEGYKKRICRTQENLHYEAMNFVRSASLGPEDTVGCLVPLYHSYGLGNGLLAAVGAGATLVLLAPRSEGGEQMELPFAARCKEALALIEREGVRVLAAVAHQYEALAQLPREPGLPATLPALRWSLNSGNRLPLEVYQRFLERFGVPIRQLYGSTETGSIAANLVTGSSFRPDVVGACLDNVKVSIVDEQGQELPPGAVGAILVSSPVLPPDGYDGKPEATLAAFSGGRYRTGDLGCLSPEGILRIVGRKQTFIDTGGYKVDPRNVEAVLLDHPLVREAVVLGVHAPGLGQVVKAVIVAGEGCDEVSLVRHCQGRLAAYEVPRLFDFREALPRSPLGKILKDELLGGAGPGAGCFVLEGDGSRGFESMAWRRAKPQEPGPGEIRLQILAAGLGLQDVLRSAGPGSGCCGRVTAIGEGVTRFKEGDEVITVFPGCLASHVCVPELLAVSKPSTLTVEEAAALPAPHVLAHYALVHAAGLQRGERLLIHAASDGVGLAALQAARHRGAEVFATAGSEATREHLRALGASRAMAPRSPTFADEVRQHTGGEGVDVLLNAPGGAFHPANLELLRPGGRFIELDTRDARADDTLGLRPFLRGLSFTLVDLHGMMSSRPRLVSALLREVAELAEGGVYRPRLDRTFPASEVGEALRYVEADTHVGAIVVDLRDSELQVQPTGAPAEPAPGGVLEALQASLPLEEQRALLEERIRGELAALLRRDSASLPRREPLRTLGMDSLSTVLLQKRLAAMCGISLPVTFIWEHPTIEELAEGMLRELRIPSREGSGTLPRDRAPRLRPSIARDEPMAIIGIGCRLPGGASSPSAFWELLSNGVDAIREVPADRWRANEVQARAGHTPGLVVPRWGGFLEGIDGFDAAFFGISSREAQGMDPQQRLLLEVSWEALEDGGLPPLSLRGSRTGVFMGMSFSDYGARALYSDDLSRITPYSSIGNVFSIAAGRISYVLGLSGPSLALDTACSSSLAAVHLACQSVRAGECDMALAGGVNLILEPNAGVALGRMNALAPDGRCKPFDASADGFVRSEGCAVVAIKPLGAALRDRDRIYALIRGSASNHDGRSNGLTAPNGRAQRAVIQQALAHARVPAAEVGYVETHGTGTPLGDPIEVHALGEVLSEGRDPARPLLLGAVKGNIGHTEACAGVTSLIKVALVFQHGTVPANLHFRKPNPHIAWERFPVRVADTPVAWLPRGDERRIAGVSAFGFSGTNVHVLLEEPPR, from the coding sequence ATGCTCTACGAACTCCTCCACCGCGCGGCACGTGCGGCGCCCAGCAGCACGGCGCTCGTCTATGGCGCCACGCGCATCAGCTACGGCCGGCTGCTGCGTGGCGTCGAGGGCTTTGCCGCCGAGTTCGCCACTGCAGGCCTTGAGCGCTCGGACTGCGTGTCCCTGGTCCTGGACAACAACCCCATGTTCGTCGTGGCGTTCTTCGCTGCGGCCAAGCGTGGGTGCGTGATCCTGCCGCTGAGCCCTCAGCTCGCCGATGATGGCCTCGTCCGCTACTTCTCCGATGCCCGGCCGCGCCTCGTCGTGACCACGCAGTCCCAGGCGGAGCGGTGCCGGCAGGCCCTCGCTCGCTGCGGGCTGGAGGCGGCCGTGCGTGCCGTCTCGGACGTCGCCCTCCCTGATGGCGGCGCCAGCTTGGACACCTCGGGCGAGTTTTCTCGAGCGCAGTACGGTGGCCGGGCCCTCTACCTCTATACGTCGGGCTCGGAGGGCTACAAGAAGCGCATCTGCCGCACCCAGGAGAACCTCCATTACGAGGCCATGAACTTCGTGCGCTCGGCCTCGCTGGGGCCTGAGGACACGGTCGGGTGCCTCGTGCCGCTGTATCACTCCTATGGTCTGGGCAATGGGCTGCTCGCCGCCGTGGGCGCTGGCGCCACGCTGGTCCTTCTGGCTCCCCGCAGTGAGGGGGGCGAGCAGATGGAGCTGCCCTTCGCCGCCCGGTGTAAGGAGGCCCTGGCATTGATCGAGCGCGAGGGGGTGCGCGTGCTCGCGGCCGTGGCCCACCAGTATGAAGCCCTGGCGCAGCTACCGCGTGAGCCCGGACTGCCAGCCACCCTGCCTGCGCTCCGGTGGAGCCTCAACTCGGGCAACCGGCTGCCCCTGGAGGTCTACCAGCGCTTCCTCGAACGTTTTGGCGTCCCCATCCGTCAGCTCTACGGCTCGACGGAGACGGGCTCTATCGCGGCGAATCTCGTCACGGGCAGCAGCTTCCGTCCCGATGTGGTGGGCGCTTGCCTCGACAACGTCAAGGTCTCGATCGTGGACGAGCAGGGCCAGGAACTCCCCCCGGGCGCGGTGGGGGCCATCCTGGTGTCGAGCCCAGTCCTGCCGCCTGATGGCTACGACGGCAAGCCCGAGGCGACCCTCGCGGCGTTCTCGGGTGGCCGCTACCGCACCGGCGATCTGGGCTGTCTGAGCCCGGAGGGCATCCTGCGCATCGTCGGGCGTAAGCAGACCTTCATTGACACCGGTGGCTACAAGGTTGACCCCAGGAACGTCGAGGCCGTGCTGCTCGATCATCCCCTGGTGCGCGAGGCCGTCGTCCTTGGGGTCCACGCGCCAGGGCTCGGTCAGGTGGTCAAGGCCGTGATCGTGGCGGGGGAGGGTTGCGACGAGGTCTCTCTCGTGCGGCATTGTCAGGGACGGTTGGCCGCCTATGAGGTGCCGCGCCTCTTCGACTTCCGCGAGGCGCTGCCGCGCAGTCCCTTGGGGAAGATCCTCAAGGACGAGCTCCTGGGGGGCGCGGGGCCGGGAGCAGGGTGTTTCGTCCTCGAAGGTGACGGTTCGCGCGGGTTCGAGAGCATGGCCTGGAGGCGCGCCAAGCCTCAGGAGCCGGGACCGGGAGAGATCCGGCTCCAGATCCTCGCGGCAGGCCTCGGCTTGCAAGACGTCCTGCGGAGCGCTGGGCCTGGCAGCGGGTGCTGTGGCCGGGTCACTGCCATCGGAGAAGGCGTCACCCGCTTCAAGGAGGGGGACGAGGTCATCACCGTCTTCCCTGGCTGCCTCGCTAGTCATGTGTGTGTCCCCGAGCTGCTGGCCGTATCCAAGCCGAGCACCCTGACGGTGGAGGAGGCCGCGGCGCTTCCCGCGCCCCACGTGCTCGCTCACTACGCGCTGGTGCACGCTGCCGGGCTTCAGAGGGGAGAGCGCCTGCTTATCCACGCGGCCAGCGACGGAGTGGGGCTGGCCGCGCTGCAAGCTGCCCGTCACCGCGGGGCGGAGGTGTTTGCCACGGCAGGCAGCGAGGCCACGCGCGAGCACCTGCGCGCCCTGGGTGCCTCGCGCGCGATGGCCCCCCGCTCGCCAACCTTCGCAGACGAGGTGCGCCAGCACACGGGCGGCGAGGGAGTCGATGTACTCCTGAATGCTCCAGGGGGAGCGTTCCACCCCGCGAACCTGGAACTCCTGCGGCCTGGGGGACGATTCATCGAGCTGGACACGCGCGACGCCCGGGCGGACGACACGCTCGGGCTCAGGCCCTTCCTGCGTGGGCTCAGCTTCACCCTGGTGGATCTGCACGGAATGATGTCCAGCCGCCCGCGGCTCGTCAGCGCCTTGCTGCGCGAGGTGGCAGAACTCGCGGAGGGGGGCGTCTACCGGCCGCGGCTCGATCGGACCTTCCCTGCCTCGGAGGTAGGCGAGGCCCTCCGCTACGTGGAAGCCGACACGCACGTGGGGGCGATCGTCGTCGACCTGCGCGACAGCGAGCTCCAGGTCCAGCCGACTGGTGCACCTGCAGAGCCAGCGCCGGGCGGCGTGCTCGAGGCGCTCCAGGCTTCTCTCCCTCTCGAAGAGCAGCGGGCACTCCTCGAGGAGCGGATCCGCGGCGAGCTCGCGGCGCTGCTCCGGCGCGACAGCGCGTCGCTGCCGCGGCGAGAGCCCCTGCGCACCCTGGGGATGGACTCCCTGAGCACCGTCCTGCTGCAGAAGCGCCTCGCGGCGATGTGCGGCATCTCGCTTCCGGTGACGTTTATCTGGGAGCACCCGACCATCGAAGAGCTCGCCGAGGGGATGCTGCGTGAGTTGCGCATCCCTTCCCGAGAGGGCTCCGGCACGTTGCCCAGGGACCGCGCCCCCCGGCTCCGGCCCTCCATCGCTCGCGATGAACCCATGGCCATCATCGGCATCGGGTGCCGCCTGCCAGGTGGCGCGTCATCGCCCTCGGCGTTCTGGGAGCTCCTGTCGAATGGCGTGGATGCCATCCGCGAAGTGCCCGCGGATCGATGGCGTGCGAACGAGGTTCAGGCACGCGCGGGTCACACGCCCGGGCTGGTCGTCCCCCGCTGGGGTGGTTTCCTGGAAGGCATTGACGGCTTCGATGCGGCCTTTTTCGGGATCTCGTCCCGCGAAGCGCAGGGGATGGATCCGCAGCAGCGCTTGCTGCTCGAGGTGAGCTGGGAGGCGCTGGAGGACGGTGGCCTCCCGCCCTTGAGCCTGCGGGGGAGCCGCACCGGTGTCTTCATGGGCATGTCCTTCTCCGATTACGGGGCGCGGGCCCTTTACTCGGACGACCTCAGCCGGATCACCCCCTATTCGAGCATTGGGAACGTCTTCAGCATCGCCGCCGGGCGCATCTCCTATGTCCTGGGCCTGAGCGGCCCTAGCCTCGCGCTGGACACCGCCTGTTCCTCCTCCCTGGCGGCCGTCCACCTTGCCTGCCAGAGCGTGCGTGCGGGCGAGTGCGACATGGCGCTCGCCGGAGGGGTCAACCTGATCCTTGAGCCCAACGCGGGCGTGGCCCTGGGCCGCATGAATGCGCTGGCCCCGGATGGCCGCTGCAAGCCCTTCGACGCTTCAGCGGATGGGTTCGTGCGCTCTGAAGGCTGCGCGGTCGTGGCCATCAAGCCCCTCGGCGCGGCCCTGAGGGATCGCGATCGCATCTACGCGCTCATTCGCGGCTCGGCGAGCAACCATGATGGGCGCAGCAATGGCCTGACCGCGCCCAACGGCCGCGCCCAGCGAGCGGTGATCCAGCAGGCGTTGGCTCACGCACGCGTCCCGGCCGCTGAGGTGGGCTATGTCGAGACGCACGGGACAGGCACACCCCTGGGTGATCCCATCGAGGTCCATGCCCTGGGTGAAGTGCTGAGCGAGGGCCGCGACCCCGCGCGGCCGCTTCTCCTGGGCGCGGTCAAGGGCAACATCGGCCATACCGAGGCGTGCGCTGGCGTTACCAGCCTCATCAAGGTAGCGCTTGTCTTCCAGCACGGGACCGTCCCGGCGAATCTGCACTTCCGCAAGCCCAACCCGCACATCGCCTGGGAGCGGTTCCCTGTACGGGTGGCCGACACCCCGGTGGCTTGGCTACCGCGCGGAGATGAGAGGCGCATTGCAGGGGTGAGCGCATTCGGCTTCAGTGGGACCAACGTCCACGTTCTTCTCGAAGAACCCCCGCGTTGA